From Mus musculus strain C57BL/6J chromosome 17, GRCm38.p6 C57BL/6J, the proteins below share one genomic window:
- the Ehmt2 gene encoding histone-lysine N-methyltransferase EHMT2 isoform b (isoform b is encoded by transcript variant 2), which yields MAAAAGAAAAAAAEGEAPAEMGALLLEKEPRGAAERVHSSLGDTPQSEETLPKANPDSLEPAGPSSPASVTVTVGDEGADTPVGAASLIGDEPESLEGDGGRIVLGHATKSFPSSPSKGGACPSRAKMSMTGAGKSPPSVQSLAMRLLSMPGAQGAATAGPEPSPATTAAQEGQPKVHRARKTMSKPSNGQPPIPEKRPPEVQHFRMSDDMHLGKVTSDVAKRRKLNSGSLSEDLGSAGGSGDIILEKGEPRPLEEWETVVGDDFSLYYDAYSVDERVDSDSKSEVEALAEQLSEEEEEEEEEEEEEEEEEEEEEEEEEDEESGNQSDRSGSSGRRKAKKKWRKDSPWVKPSRKRRKREPPRAKEPRGVSNDTSSLETERGFEELPLCSCRMEAPKIDRISERAGHKCMATESVDGELLGCNAAILKRETMRPSSRVALMVLCEAHRARMVKHHCCPGCGYFCTAGTFLECHPDFRVAHRFHKACVSQLNGMVFCPHCGEDASEAQEVTIPRGDGGTPPIGTAAPALPPLAHDAPGRADTSQPSARMRGHGEPRRPPCDPLADTIDSSGPSLTLPNGGCLSAVGLPPGPGREALEKALVIQESERRKKLRFHPRQLYLSVKQGELQKVILMLLDNLDPNFQSDQQSKRTPLHAAAQKGSVEICHVLLQAGANINAVDKQQRTPLMEAVVNNHLEVARYMVQLGGCVYSKEEDGSTCLHHAAKIGNLEMVSLLLSTGQVDVNAQDSGGWTPIIWAAEHKHIDVIRMLLTRGADVTLTDNEENICLHWASFTGSAAIAEVLLNAQCDLHAVNYHGDTPLHIAARESYHDCVLLFLSRGANPELRNKEGDTAWDLTPERSDVWFALQLNRKLRLGVGNRAVRTEKIICRDVARGYENVPIPCVNGVDGEPCPEDYKYISENCETSTMNIDRNITHLQHCTCVDDCSSSNCLCGQLSIRCWYDKDGRLLQEFNKIEPPLIFECNQACSCWRSCKNRVVQSGIKVRLQLYRTAKMGWGVRALQTIPQGTFICEYVGELISDAEADVREDDSYLFDLDNKDGEVYCIDARYYGNISRFINHLCDPNIIPVRVFMLHQDLRFPRIAFFSSRDIRTGEELGFDYGDRFWDIKSKYFTCQCGSEKCKHSAEAIALEQSRLARLDPHPELLPDLSSLPPINT from the exons atggcggcggcggcgggagcTGCTGCGGCGGCGGCCGCCGAG GGGGAGGCCCCCGCTGAGATGGGGGCGctgctgctggagaaggagccccGAGGAGCCGCCGAGAGAG TTCATAGCTCTTTGGGGGACACCCCTCAGAGTGAGGAGACCCTTCCCAAGGCCAACCCCGACTCCTTGGAGCCTGCCGGCCCCTCCTCTCCGGCCTCTGTCACTGTCACCGTCGGCGATGAGGGGGCTGACACCCCTGTCGGGGCCGCATCACTCATCGGGGACGAACCCGAGAGCCTGGAGGGAGATGGGGGTCGCATCGTGCTGG GCCATGCCACAAAGtcgttcccctcttcccccagcAAGGGGGGTGCCTGTCCCAGTCGGGCCAAAATGTCAATGACAGGGGCAGGAAAGTCGCCCCCCTCGGTCCAGAGTTTGGCCATGAGGCTGTTGAGCATGCCCGGGGCCCAGGGAGCTGCAACTGCTGGGCCTGAACCCTCTCCGGCAACAACTGCCGCCCAGGAGGGGCAGCCCAAAGTGCACCGAGCCCGGAAAACCATGTCCAAACCTAGCAACggacag cctccaatcCCTGAGAAGCGGCCCCCTGAAGTCCAGCATTTCCGCATGAGTGATGACATGCATCTGGGGAAGGTGACTTCAG ATGTGGCCAAAAGGAGGAAGCTGAACTCTGGTAGCCTG TCCGAGGACTTGGGCTCTGCCGGGGGCTCAGGAGATATAATCCTGGAGAAGGGAGAGCCCAGGCCCCTGGAGGAGTGGGAGACGGTGGTGGGCGATGACTTCAGCCTGTACTATGATGCGTACTCTGTGGATGAGCGGGTGGACTCTGACAGCAAG tctgaaGTCGAAGCTCTAGCTGAACAGttgagtgaggaggaggaggaggaagaggaggaagaagaagaagaggaggaggaggaggaagaggaggaggaggaagaagaggacgaGGAGTCGGGCAATCAGTCAGACAGG AGCGGTTCTAGTGGCCGGCGCAAGGCCAAGAAGAAATGGCGGAAAGACAGCCCGTGGGTGAAGCCATCTAGAAAACGGCGGAAACGAGAGCCTCCGAGGGCCAAGGAGCCAAGAG GGGTCTCCAATGACACGTCTTCACTGGAGACAGAACGCGGGTTTGAGGAGCTGCCCCTCTGCAGCTGCCGCATGGAGGCTCCCAAGATTGACCGCATCAGCGAGAGAGCAGGGCACAAGTGCATGGCCACAGAGAGTGTGGATGGAGAG CTCCTGGGCTGCAATGCTGCCATCCTTAAGCGGGAGACCATGCGGCCGTCTAGCCGCGTGGCGCTGATGGTGCTCTGTGAGGCCCATCGAGCCCGCATGGTCAAGCACCATTGCTGCCCGGGCTGCGGCTACTTCTGCACAGCG GGCACCTTCCTGGAATGCCACCCCGACTTTCGTGTAGCTCACCGCTTCCATAAGGCCTGCGTATCCCAGCTCAATGGGATGGTCTTCTGTCCCCACTGTGGAGAGGATGCCTCAGAGGCCCAGGAGGTGACCATTCCTCGGGGCGATGGGGGAACACCCCCAATTGGCACCGCAGCTCCTGCTCTGCCACCCCTGGCACATGATGCCCCAGGGCGAGCGGATACCTCCCAGCCTAG CGCCCGAATGCGAGGGCATGGAGAGCCGCGGCGCCCGCCCTGTGATCCCCTGGCTGACACCATCGACAGCTCAGGGCCTTCACTGACTCTGCCTAATGGGGGCTGCCTCTCCGCTGTGGGTCTGCCCCCAGGGCCGGGCAGGGAAGCCCTGGAAAAAGCCTTGGTCATCCAGGAGTCTGAGAG GCGGAAGAAGCTGCGATTCCACCCACGGCAGCTGTACCTGTCGGTGAAGCAGGGGGAGCTGCAGAAGGTGATCCTTATGCTGT TAGACAACCTGGACCCCAACTTCCAGAGCGACCAGCAGAGCAAGCGCACGCCCCTGCACGCGGCCGCCCAGAAGGGGTCGGTAGAGATCTGTCATGTGCTGCTGCAG GCAGGAGCCAACATCAATGCCGTAGATAAGCAACAACGCACGCCACTAATGGAGGCCGTGGTGAACAACCACCTGGAGGTGGCACGCTACATGGTGCAGTTAGGTGGCTGTGTCTACAGCAAG GAAGAGGATGGCTCCACCTGTCTACATCATGCAGCCAAAATTGGGAACTTGGAAATGGTCAGCCTGCTACTGAGCACAGGACAGGTGGACGTCAATGCCCAG gaCAGTGGGGGCTGGACGCCCATCATCTGGGCAGCCGAGCACAAGCACATCGATGTGATTCGTATGCTGCTGACCCGGGGTGCCGATGTCACCCTGACTGACAAT GAGGAAAACATCTGCCTGCACTGGGCCTCCTTCACGGGTAGTGCCGCCATCGCTGAGGTCCTTCTGAATGCCCAGTGTGATCTCCATGCTGTCAACTACCATGGGGACACGCCCCTGCACATAGCCGCCAGGGAGAGCTACCATGACTGTGTTCT GTTGTTCCTGTCTCGTGGAGCCAACCCTGAGCTTCGGAACAAAGAAGGAGACACGGCATGGGATCTGACCCCAGAGCGCTCTGATGTGTGGTTTGCACTGCAGCTCAATCGAAAGCTTAGGCTTGGGGTAGGGAACCGGGCTGTCCGCACCGAGAAGATCATCTGCCG GGACGTAGCCCGAGGCTATGAGAATGTACCCATCCCCTGTGTCAATGGTGTGGATGGGGAGCCGTGCCCGGAGGACTACAAGTACATCTCTGAGAACTGCGAGACATCGACCATGAACATCGACCGCAACATCACCCATCTGCAG CACTGCACGTGTGTGGATGACTGCTCCAGCTCCAATTGCCTATGTGGTCAGCTCAGTATCCGATGCTGGTATGACAAG GACGGGCGGCTGCTCCAGGAGTTTAACAAGATCGAGCCCCCCCTGATCTTTGAGTGTAACCAGGCATGCTCCTGCTGGAGAAGCTGCAAGAACCGCGTGGTGCAGAGCGGCATCAA GGTACGGCTGCAGCTCTACCGGACTGCCAAGATGGGCTGGGGGGTCCGAGCCTTGCAGACCATCCCCCAGGGCACGTTCATCTGCGA GTATGTAGGAGAGCTGATCTCTGATGCCGAGGCTGATGTGAGAGAGGATGATTCTTACCTCTTCGATTTAGATAACAAG GATGGCGAGGTTTACTGCATTGATGCCCGTTACTATGGCAACATCAGCCGATTCATTAACCACCTGTGTGACCCCAACATCATCCCTGTCCGGGTTTTCATGCTGCACCAAGATCTACGGTTCCCACGCATTGCCTTCTTCAGCTCCAGGGACATCCGGACTGGGGAGGAGCTGGG CTTTGACTACGGTGACCGATTCTGGGACATCAAGAGCAAGTATTTCACCTGCCAGTGTGGCTCTGAGAAGTGCAAGCATTCAGCGGAGGCCATCGCCCTGGAGCAGAGCCGCCTGGCCCGGCTGGACCCCCACCCGGAGCTGCTCCCTGACCTCAGCTCCCTGCCCCCCATCAACACCTGA
- the Ehmt2 gene encoding histone-lysine N-methyltransferase EHMT2 isoform X3, giving the protein MAAAAGAAAAAAAEGEAPAEMGALLLEKEPRGAAERVHSSLGDTPQSEETLPKANPDSLEPAGPSSPASVTVTVGDEGADTPVGAASLIGDEPESLEGDGGRIVLGHATKSFPSSPSKGGACPSRAKMSMTGAGKSPPSVQSLAMRLLSMPGAQGAATAGPEPSPATTAAQEGQPKVHRARKTMSKPSNGQPPIPEKRPPEVQHFRMSDDMHLGKVTSDVAKRRKLNSGSLSEDLGSAGGSGDIILEKGEPRPLEEWETVVGDDFSLYYDAYSVDERVDSDSKSEVEALAEQLSEEEEEEEEEEEEEEEEEEEEEEEEEDEESGNQSDRSGSSGRRKAKKKWRKDSPWVKPSRKRRKREPPRAKEPRGVNGVGSSGPSEYMEVPLGSLELPSEGTLSPNHAGVSNDTSSLETERGFEELPLCSCRMEAPKIDRISERAGHKCMATESVDGELLGCNAAILKRETMRPSSRVALMVLCEAHRARMVKHHCCPGCGYFCTAGTFLECHPDFRVAHRFHKACVSQLNGMVFCPHCGEDASEAQEVTIPRGDGGTPPIGTAAPALPPLAHDAPGRADTSQPSARMRGHGEPRRPPCDPLADTIDSSGPSLTLPNGGCLSAVGLPPGPGREALEKALVIQESESPPSPPPSPDRRKKLRFHPRQLYLSVKQGELQKVILMLLDNLDPNFQSDQQSKRTPLHAAAQKGSVEICHVLLQAGANINAVDKQQRTPLMEAVVNNHLEVARYMVQLGGCVYSKEEDGSTCLHHAAKIGNLEMVSLLLSTGQVDVNAQDSGGWTPIIWAAEHKHIDVIRMLLTRGADVTLTDNEENICLHWASFTGSAAIAEVLLNAQCDLHAVNYHGDTPLHIAARESYHDCVLLFLSRGANPELRNKEGDTAWDLTPERSDVWFALQLNRKLRLGVGNRAVRTEKIICRDVARGYENVPIPCVNGVDGEPCPEDYKYISENCETSTMNIDRNITHLQHCTCVDDCSSSNCLCGQLSIRCWYDKDGRLLQEFNKIEPPLIFECNQACSCWRSCKNRVVQSGIKVRLQLYRTAKMGWGVRALQTIPQGTFICEYVGELISDAEADVREDDSYLFDLDNKDGEVYCIDARYYGNISRFINHLCDPNIIPVRVFMLHQDLRFPRIAFFSSRDIRTGEELGFDYGDRFWDIKSKYFTCQCGSEKCKHSAEAIALEQSRLARLDPHPELLPDLSSLPPINT; this is encoded by the exons atggcggcggcggcgggagcTGCTGCGGCGGCGGCCGCCGAG GGGGAGGCCCCCGCTGAGATGGGGGCGctgctgctggagaaggagccccGAGGAGCCGCCGAGAGAG TTCATAGCTCTTTGGGGGACACCCCTCAGAGTGAGGAGACCCTTCCCAAGGCCAACCCCGACTCCTTGGAGCCTGCCGGCCCCTCCTCTCCGGCCTCTGTCACTGTCACCGTCGGCGATGAGGGGGCTGACACCCCTGTCGGGGCCGCATCACTCATCGGGGACGAACCCGAGAGCCTGGAGGGAGATGGGGGTCGCATCGTGCTGG GCCATGCCACAAAGtcgttcccctcttcccccagcAAGGGGGGTGCCTGTCCCAGTCGGGCCAAAATGTCAATGACAGGGGCAGGAAAGTCGCCCCCCTCGGTCCAGAGTTTGGCCATGAGGCTGTTGAGCATGCCCGGGGCCCAGGGAGCTGCAACTGCTGGGCCTGAACCCTCTCCGGCAACAACTGCCGCCCAGGAGGGGCAGCCCAAAGTGCACCGAGCCCGGAAAACCATGTCCAAACCTAGCAACggacag cctccaatcCCTGAGAAGCGGCCCCCTGAAGTCCAGCATTTCCGCATGAGTGATGACATGCATCTGGGGAAGGTGACTTCAG ATGTGGCCAAAAGGAGGAAGCTGAACTCTGGTAGCCTG TCCGAGGACTTGGGCTCTGCCGGGGGCTCAGGAGATATAATCCTGGAGAAGGGAGAGCCCAGGCCCCTGGAGGAGTGGGAGACGGTGGTGGGCGATGACTTCAGCCTGTACTATGATGCGTACTCTGTGGATGAGCGGGTGGACTCTGACAGCAAG tctgaaGTCGAAGCTCTAGCTGAACAGttgagtgaggaggaggaggaggaagaggaggaagaagaagaagaggaggaggaggaggaagaggaggaggaggaagaagaggacgaGGAGTCGGGCAATCAGTCAGACAGG AGCGGTTCTAGTGGCCGGCGCAAGGCCAAGAAGAAATGGCGGAAAGACAGCCCGTGGGTGAAGCCATCTAGAAAACGGCGGAAACGAGAGCCTCCGAGGGCCAAGGAGCCAAGAG gAGTGAATGGTGTGGGTTCCTCAGGGCCCAGTGAGTACATGGAGGTTCCTCTGGGGTCCCTGGAGCTGCCCAGCGAGGGGACCCTCTCCCCCAACCACGCTG GGGTCTCCAATGACACGTCTTCACTGGAGACAGAACGCGGGTTTGAGGAGCTGCCCCTCTGCAGCTGCCGCATGGAGGCTCCCAAGATTGACCGCATCAGCGAGAGAGCAGGGCACAAGTGCATGGCCACAGAGAGTGTGGATGGAGAG CTCCTGGGCTGCAATGCTGCCATCCTTAAGCGGGAGACCATGCGGCCGTCTAGCCGCGTGGCGCTGATGGTGCTCTGTGAGGCCCATCGAGCCCGCATGGTCAAGCACCATTGCTGCCCGGGCTGCGGCTACTTCTGCACAGCG GGCACCTTCCTGGAATGCCACCCCGACTTTCGTGTAGCTCACCGCTTCCATAAGGCCTGCGTATCCCAGCTCAATGGGATGGTCTTCTGTCCCCACTGTGGAGAGGATGCCTCAGAGGCCCAGGAGGTGACCATTCCTCGGGGCGATGGGGGAACACCCCCAATTGGCACCGCAGCTCCTGCTCTGCCACCCCTGGCACATGATGCCCCAGGGCGAGCGGATACCTCCCAGCCTAG CGCCCGAATGCGAGGGCATGGAGAGCCGCGGCGCCCGCCCTGTGATCCCCTGGCTGACACCATCGACAGCTCAGGGCCTTCACTGACTCTGCCTAATGGGGGCTGCCTCTCCGCTGTGGGTCTGCCCCCAGGGCCGGGCAGGGAAGCCCTGGAAAAAGCCTTGGTCATCCAGGAGTCTGAGAG CCCACCTTCTCCCCCTCCATCCCCTGACAGGCGGAAGAAGCTGCGATTCCACCCACGGCAGCTGTACCTGTCGGTGAAGCAGGGGGAGCTGCAGAAGGTGATCCTTATGCTGT TAGACAACCTGGACCCCAACTTCCAGAGCGACCAGCAGAGCAAGCGCACGCCCCTGCACGCGGCCGCCCAGAAGGGGTCGGTAGAGATCTGTCATGTGCTGCTGCAG GCAGGAGCCAACATCAATGCCGTAGATAAGCAACAACGCACGCCACTAATGGAGGCCGTGGTGAACAACCACCTGGAGGTGGCACGCTACATGGTGCAGTTAGGTGGCTGTGTCTACAGCAAG GAAGAGGATGGCTCCACCTGTCTACATCATGCAGCCAAAATTGGGAACTTGGAAATGGTCAGCCTGCTACTGAGCACAGGACAGGTGGACGTCAATGCCCAG gaCAGTGGGGGCTGGACGCCCATCATCTGGGCAGCCGAGCACAAGCACATCGATGTGATTCGTATGCTGCTGACCCGGGGTGCCGATGTCACCCTGACTGACAAT GAGGAAAACATCTGCCTGCACTGGGCCTCCTTCACGGGTAGTGCCGCCATCGCTGAGGTCCTTCTGAATGCCCAGTGTGATCTCCATGCTGTCAACTACCATGGGGACACGCCCCTGCACATAGCCGCCAGGGAGAGCTACCATGACTGTGTTCT GTTGTTCCTGTCTCGTGGAGCCAACCCTGAGCTTCGGAACAAAGAAGGAGACACGGCATGGGATCTGACCCCAGAGCGCTCTGATGTGTGGTTTGCACTGCAGCTCAATCGAAAGCTTAGGCTTGGGGTAGGGAACCGGGCTGTCCGCACCGAGAAGATCATCTGCCG GGACGTAGCCCGAGGCTATGAGAATGTACCCATCCCCTGTGTCAATGGTGTGGATGGGGAGCCGTGCCCGGAGGACTACAAGTACATCTCTGAGAACTGCGAGACATCGACCATGAACATCGACCGCAACATCACCCATCTGCAG CACTGCACGTGTGTGGATGACTGCTCCAGCTCCAATTGCCTATGTGGTCAGCTCAGTATCCGATGCTGGTATGACAAG GACGGGCGGCTGCTCCAGGAGTTTAACAAGATCGAGCCCCCCCTGATCTTTGAGTGTAACCAGGCATGCTCCTGCTGGAGAAGCTGCAAGAACCGCGTGGTGCAGAGCGGCATCAA GGTACGGCTGCAGCTCTACCGGACTGCCAAGATGGGCTGGGGGGTCCGAGCCTTGCAGACCATCCCCCAGGGCACGTTCATCTGCGA GTATGTAGGAGAGCTGATCTCTGATGCCGAGGCTGATGTGAGAGAGGATGATTCTTACCTCTTCGATTTAGATAACAAG GATGGCGAGGTTTACTGCATTGATGCCCGTTACTATGGCAACATCAGCCGATTCATTAACCACCTGTGTGACCCCAACATCATCCCTGTCCGGGTTTTCATGCTGCACCAAGATCTACGGTTCCCACGCATTGCCTTCTTCAGCTCCAGGGACATCCGGACTGGGGAGGAGCTGGG CTTTGACTACGGTGACCGATTCTGGGACATCAAGAGCAAGTATTTCACCTGCCAGTGTGGCTCTGAGAAGTGCAAGCATTCAGCGGAGGCCATCGCCCTGGAGCAGAGCCGCCTGGCCCGGCTGGACCCCCACCCGGAGCTGCTCCCTGACCTCAGCTCCCTGCCCCCCATCAACACCTGA
- the Ehmt2 gene encoding histone-lysine N-methyltransferase EHMT2 isoform X4, which translates to MAAAAGAAAAAAAEGEAPAEMGALLLEKEPRGAAERVHSSLGDTPQSEETLPKANPDSLEPAGPSSPASVTVTVGDEGADTPVGAASLIGDEPESLEGDGGRIVLGHATKSFPSSPSKGGACPSRAKMSMTGAGKSPPSVQSLAMRLLSMPGAQGAATAGPEPSPATTAAQEGQPKVHRARKTMSKPSNGQPPIPEKRPPEVQHFRMSDDMHLGKVTSDVAKRRKLNSGSLSEDLGSAGGSGDIILEKGEPRPLEEWETVVGDDFSLYYDAYSVDERVDSDSKSEVEALAEQLSEEEEEEEEEEEEEEEEEEEEEEEEEDEESGNQSDRSGSSGRRKAKKKWRKDSPWVKPSRKRRKREPPRAKEPRGVSNDTSSLETERGFEELPLCSCRMEAPKIDRISERAGHKCMATESVDGELLGCNAAILKRETMRPSSRVALMVLCEAHRARMVKHHCCPGCGYFCTAGTFLECHPDFRVAHRFHKACVSQLNGMVFCPHCGEDASEAQEVTIPRGDGGTPPIGTAAPALPPLAHDAPGRADTSQPSARMRGHGEPRRPPCDPLADTIDSSGPSLTLPNGGCLSAVGLPPGPGREALEKALVIQESESPPSPPPSPDRRKKLRFHPRQLYLSVKQGELQKVILMLLDNLDPNFQSDQQSKRTPLHAAAQKGSVEICHVLLQAGANINAVDKQQRTPLMEAVVNNHLEVARYMVQLGGCVYSKEEDGSTCLHHAAKIGNLEMVSLLLSTGQVDVNAQDSGGWTPIIWAAEHKHIDVIRMLLTRGADVTLTDNEENICLHWASFTGSAAIAEVLLNAQCDLHAVNYHGDTPLHIAARESYHDCVLLFLSRGANPELRNKEGDTAWDLTPERSDVWFALQLNRKLRLGVGNRAVRTEKIICRDVARGYENVPIPCVNGVDGEPCPEDYKYISENCETSTMNIDRNITHLQHCTCVDDCSSSNCLCGQLSIRCWYDKDGRLLQEFNKIEPPLIFECNQACSCWRSCKNRVVQSGIKVRLQLYRTAKMGWGVRALQTIPQGTFICEYVGELISDAEADVREDDSYLFDLDNKDGEVYCIDARYYGNISRFINHLCDPNIIPVRVFMLHQDLRFPRIAFFSSRDIRTGEELGFDYGDRFWDIKSKYFTCQCGSEKCKHSAEAIALEQSRLARLDPHPELLPDLSSLPPINT; encoded by the exons atggcggcggcggcgggagcTGCTGCGGCGGCGGCCGCCGAG GGGGAGGCCCCCGCTGAGATGGGGGCGctgctgctggagaaggagccccGAGGAGCCGCCGAGAGAG TTCATAGCTCTTTGGGGGACACCCCTCAGAGTGAGGAGACCCTTCCCAAGGCCAACCCCGACTCCTTGGAGCCTGCCGGCCCCTCCTCTCCGGCCTCTGTCACTGTCACCGTCGGCGATGAGGGGGCTGACACCCCTGTCGGGGCCGCATCACTCATCGGGGACGAACCCGAGAGCCTGGAGGGAGATGGGGGTCGCATCGTGCTGG GCCATGCCACAAAGtcgttcccctcttcccccagcAAGGGGGGTGCCTGTCCCAGTCGGGCCAAAATGTCAATGACAGGGGCAGGAAAGTCGCCCCCCTCGGTCCAGAGTTTGGCCATGAGGCTGTTGAGCATGCCCGGGGCCCAGGGAGCTGCAACTGCTGGGCCTGAACCCTCTCCGGCAACAACTGCCGCCCAGGAGGGGCAGCCCAAAGTGCACCGAGCCCGGAAAACCATGTCCAAACCTAGCAACggacag cctccaatcCCTGAGAAGCGGCCCCCTGAAGTCCAGCATTTCCGCATGAGTGATGACATGCATCTGGGGAAGGTGACTTCAG ATGTGGCCAAAAGGAGGAAGCTGAACTCTGGTAGCCTG TCCGAGGACTTGGGCTCTGCCGGGGGCTCAGGAGATATAATCCTGGAGAAGGGAGAGCCCAGGCCCCTGGAGGAGTGGGAGACGGTGGTGGGCGATGACTTCAGCCTGTACTATGATGCGTACTCTGTGGATGAGCGGGTGGACTCTGACAGCAAG tctgaaGTCGAAGCTCTAGCTGAACAGttgagtgaggaggaggaggaggaagaggaggaagaagaagaagaggaggaggaggaggaagaggaggaggaggaagaagaggacgaGGAGTCGGGCAATCAGTCAGACAGG AGCGGTTCTAGTGGCCGGCGCAAGGCCAAGAAGAAATGGCGGAAAGACAGCCCGTGGGTGAAGCCATCTAGAAAACGGCGGAAACGAGAGCCTCCGAGGGCCAAGGAGCCAAGAG GGGTCTCCAATGACACGTCTTCACTGGAGACAGAACGCGGGTTTGAGGAGCTGCCCCTCTGCAGCTGCCGCATGGAGGCTCCCAAGATTGACCGCATCAGCGAGAGAGCAGGGCACAAGTGCATGGCCACAGAGAGTGTGGATGGAGAG CTCCTGGGCTGCAATGCTGCCATCCTTAAGCGGGAGACCATGCGGCCGTCTAGCCGCGTGGCGCTGATGGTGCTCTGTGAGGCCCATCGAGCCCGCATGGTCAAGCACCATTGCTGCCCGGGCTGCGGCTACTTCTGCACAGCG GGCACCTTCCTGGAATGCCACCCCGACTTTCGTGTAGCTCACCGCTTCCATAAGGCCTGCGTATCCCAGCTCAATGGGATGGTCTTCTGTCCCCACTGTGGAGAGGATGCCTCAGAGGCCCAGGAGGTGACCATTCCTCGGGGCGATGGGGGAACACCCCCAATTGGCACCGCAGCTCCTGCTCTGCCACCCCTGGCACATGATGCCCCAGGGCGAGCGGATACCTCCCAGCCTAG CGCCCGAATGCGAGGGCATGGAGAGCCGCGGCGCCCGCCCTGTGATCCCCTGGCTGACACCATCGACAGCTCAGGGCCTTCACTGACTCTGCCTAATGGGGGCTGCCTCTCCGCTGTGGGTCTGCCCCCAGGGCCGGGCAGGGAAGCCCTGGAAAAAGCCTTGGTCATCCAGGAGTCTGAGAG CCCACCTTCTCCCCCTCCATCCCCTGACAGGCGGAAGAAGCTGCGATTCCACCCACGGCAGCTGTACCTGTCGGTGAAGCAGGGGGAGCTGCAGAAGGTGATCCTTATGCTGT TAGACAACCTGGACCCCAACTTCCAGAGCGACCAGCAGAGCAAGCGCACGCCCCTGCACGCGGCCGCCCAGAAGGGGTCGGTAGAGATCTGTCATGTGCTGCTGCAG GCAGGAGCCAACATCAATGCCGTAGATAAGCAACAACGCACGCCACTAATGGAGGCCGTGGTGAACAACCACCTGGAGGTGGCACGCTACATGGTGCAGTTAGGTGGCTGTGTCTACAGCAAG GAAGAGGATGGCTCCACCTGTCTACATCATGCAGCCAAAATTGGGAACTTGGAAATGGTCAGCCTGCTACTGAGCACAGGACAGGTGGACGTCAATGCCCAG gaCAGTGGGGGCTGGACGCCCATCATCTGGGCAGCCGAGCACAAGCACATCGATGTGATTCGTATGCTGCTGACCCGGGGTGCCGATGTCACCCTGACTGACAAT GAGGAAAACATCTGCCTGCACTGGGCCTCCTTCACGGGTAGTGCCGCCATCGCTGAGGTCCTTCTGAATGCCCAGTGTGATCTCCATGCTGTCAACTACCATGGGGACACGCCCCTGCACATAGCCGCCAGGGAGAGCTACCATGACTGTGTTCT GTTGTTCCTGTCTCGTGGAGCCAACCCTGAGCTTCGGAACAAAGAAGGAGACACGGCATGGGATCTGACCCCAGAGCGCTCTGATGTGTGGTTTGCACTGCAGCTCAATCGAAAGCTTAGGCTTGGGGTAGGGAACCGGGCTGTCCGCACCGAGAAGATCATCTGCCG GGACGTAGCCCGAGGCTATGAGAATGTACCCATCCCCTGTGTCAATGGTGTGGATGGGGAGCCGTGCCCGGAGGACTACAAGTACATCTCTGAGAACTGCGAGACATCGACCATGAACATCGACCGCAACATCACCCATCTGCAG CACTGCACGTGTGTGGATGACTGCTCCAGCTCCAATTGCCTATGTGGTCAGCTCAGTATCCGATGCTGGTATGACAAG GACGGGCGGCTGCTCCAGGAGTTTAACAAGATCGAGCCCCCCCTGATCTTTGAGTGTAACCAGGCATGCTCCTGCTGGAGAAGCTGCAAGAACCGCGTGGTGCAGAGCGGCATCAA GGTACGGCTGCAGCTCTACCGGACTGCCAAGATGGGCTGGGGGGTCCGAGCCTTGCAGACCATCCCCCAGGGCACGTTCATCTGCGA GTATGTAGGAGAGCTGATCTCTGATGCCGAGGCTGATGTGAGAGAGGATGATTCTTACCTCTTCGATTTAGATAACAAG GATGGCGAGGTTTACTGCATTGATGCCCGTTACTATGGCAACATCAGCCGATTCATTAACCACCTGTGTGACCCCAACATCATCCCTGTCCGGGTTTTCATGCTGCACCAAGATCTACGGTTCCCACGCATTGCCTTCTTCAGCTCCAGGGACATCCGGACTGGGGAGGAGCTGGG CTTTGACTACGGTGACCGATTCTGGGACATCAAGAGCAAGTATTTCACCTGCCAGTGTGGCTCTGAGAAGTGCAAGCATTCAGCGGAGGCCATCGCCCTGGAGCAGAGCCGCCTGGCCCGGCTGGACCCCCACCCGGAGCTGCTCCCTGACCTCAGCTCCCTGCCCCCCATCAACACCTGA